A region of Granulicella sibirica DNA encodes the following proteins:
- a CDS encoding TonB-dependent receptor encodes MIRPSAPKRLGLVLGLIAASSCFTYAQNAVSTGSLTGVVRDPSGNVVVNAGVVAVNEATGERVTSTTNGSGSFSFPALKIGTYDVSFTSQGFKTSETKGLVVGVGHTTDAGATLALGQVSEMVVVQSDEGSALNPTDTTVGTLVQKTTIDGLPLSGRRYTDLVLLTPNVTSDGQFGHISFAGQSGGDLSGYNNTAGGASNANGSSSFTVDGSDSTSYYYGDNRGFTRIPYVFGLQSIQEFQVQPNVYNAGYGGAGAGFINTVTKSGTNTWHGDAFYYNRNSGTGANDAVDKGAGNPKPVNVLQQFGADIGGPIKKDKMFFYFDYEQQRHKDPLYAVNAGQAATNETTFGVPLGTTLPAPNSHYPVASTISQDQATANPTNPIYLQGVSNALNVIHSNLGPRARRRDDYEFFPKFDWQFSDKTHLTVLYNYNHFQSPGGIITFSPESFAGTELLADNGVRDHVGTVHLTHTFTPSLVNDAYVSYARDEQLYNPSGLAGSTTSPEMILTSPQTILLGNATFSYNNLREYQTQFADHLTWLHGKNQFDAGYSLNYDTISNNNPGAFFGQYIFLSPQAFALGKWNIFEQTSGDPKYNFSDPFMGFFVNDTYHVLPNLTLTGGIREDFQKYPNPAGNPALPATQVFHNQYERVSPRLGFSYSPFEKTVVRGGIGLYYEIFVGGNYQNSTQQNGISQKGLTLLDFSTATIAANQSPAYPAALPASSPLFSTGGNIVTVASNYKTPSVINSSLQIDQEIAKGTILTVGSLWSHGMHLTSSTAYDENLKQPTGTTQYMLPNGTSVTAPNLDSNLLQEGLISSSVGQINALISPGINNYNSLFVQFNRQVARGANVIVSYTWAKSTQSGVDFYNQFALNQTHGLSLLDQRQRLSIAGVYSPVLTGGSETARAILNGFKVSMITQLNSGRPYTGVIGASALGASLNDSAALQSTANTAAGLVGGNSPGYGLAPGEGLNSFTGPPITETDLGIERAFQIRERNFITLKVQAFNLLNSANYFVYAGSGINQVQYLASGATCGDGKTINQTCTLTPNNGAGGFQTLTAVNQSTPPRVLQFSFAYKF; translated from the coding sequence TTGATTCGACCTTCCGCTCCAAAGCGCCTCGGCCTTGTCCTTGGGCTTATCGCAGCTTCCTCCTGTTTCACCTATGCACAAAATGCAGTATCGACCGGATCACTCACCGGCGTCGTTCGCGATCCATCCGGAAATGTGGTCGTGAACGCAGGCGTTGTCGCCGTGAATGAAGCAACCGGCGAGCGCGTCACCTCGACCACGAACGGCAGCGGAAGCTTCAGCTTCCCCGCCCTCAAGATTGGCACCTACGACGTCTCCTTCACGTCCCAGGGCTTCAAGACATCCGAGACAAAAGGCCTCGTCGTCGGTGTCGGCCACACGACCGACGCAGGCGCAACCCTCGCCCTCGGCCAGGTCAGCGAGATGGTCGTCGTCCAGAGCGACGAGGGCTCGGCCCTCAACCCGACCGACACCACCGTCGGCACCCTCGTCCAGAAAACAACAATCGATGGTCTCCCCTTGAGCGGACGCCGTTATACGGATCTCGTCCTACTCACCCCGAACGTCACCTCGGATGGGCAGTTTGGCCACATCAGCTTTGCCGGCCAGTCCGGCGGCGATCTCTCCGGCTATAACAACACCGCCGGCGGAGCCTCCAACGCGAACGGCTCAAGCTCCTTCACCGTCGATGGCTCCGACTCGACCAGCTACTACTACGGCGACAACCGCGGCTTCACCCGCATCCCGTATGTCTTCGGCCTGCAGTCCATCCAGGAGTTCCAGGTTCAGCCCAACGTCTACAACGCCGGCTACGGCGGAGCAGGCGCGGGCTTCATCAATACCGTAACCAAATCCGGCACAAACACCTGGCATGGCGATGCCTTCTACTACAACCGCAACTCCGGCACCGGGGCCAACGACGCAGTCGACAAAGGCGCCGGCAACCCGAAGCCCGTCAACGTCCTCCAGCAGTTCGGAGCCGACATCGGCGGGCCCATCAAGAAGGACAAGATGTTCTTCTACTTCGACTACGAGCAGCAGAGGCATAAGGACCCCCTCTACGCCGTAAACGCAGGCCAGGCCGCAACCAATGAGACCACCTTCGGCGTCCCTCTCGGCACCACGCTGCCCGCTCCCAACAGCCACTACCCCGTAGCCTCCACCATCTCGCAGGACCAGGCCACCGCCAACCCCACGAACCCAATCTATCTCCAGGGCGTCTCGAACGCGCTCAACGTCATCCACAGCAACCTCGGCCCGCGCGCCCGCCGTCGCGACGACTACGAGTTCTTCCCCAAGTTCGACTGGCAGTTCAGCGACAAGACCCACCTCACCGTCCTTTATAACTACAACCACTTCCAATCCCCCGGCGGCATCATCACCTTCAGCCCCGAGTCCTTCGCCGGCACCGAACTCCTCGCCGACAACGGCGTGCGCGATCACGTAGGCACCGTCCACCTCACCCACACCTTCACCCCTTCACTCGTGAATGATGCCTACGTCAGCTACGCCCGCGACGAGCAGCTTTATAACCCCTCTGGGCTCGCCGGCTCCACCACCAGCCCCGAGATGATCCTCACGTCGCCCCAGACCATCCTCCTCGGCAACGCGACTTTCTCCTATAACAACCTGCGCGAGTACCAGACGCAGTTCGCCGATCACCTCACCTGGCTGCATGGAAAGAACCAGTTCGACGCCGGCTACAGCCTCAACTACGACACCATCTCGAATAACAATCCCGGCGCATTCTTCGGCCAGTACATCTTCCTCAGCCCGCAGGCCTTCGCTCTCGGTAAGTGGAACATCTTCGAGCAGACCTCCGGCGATCCGAAGTACAACTTCAGCGATCCCTTCATGGGTTTCTTCGTCAACGACACCTACCACGTCCTTCCAAACCTCACGCTCACAGGCGGCATCCGCGAAGACTTCCAGAAGTATCCGAACCCGGCCGGCAATCCCGCGCTCCCCGCCACCCAGGTCTTCCACAATCAGTACGAGCGCGTCTCCCCAAGGCTTGGCTTCTCCTACTCGCCCTTCGAGAAGACCGTCGTCCGCGGAGGCATCGGTCTCTATTACGAGATCTTCGTCGGCGGCAACTATCAGAACTCCACGCAACAAAACGGCATCTCGCAAAAAGGCCTGACACTGCTCGACTTCAGCACCGCAACCATCGCGGCCAACCAGAGTCCCGCCTATCCCGCCGCGCTCCCAGCCTCAAGCCCGCTCTTCAGCACCGGCGGAAATATCGTCACCGTGGCCAGCAACTACAAAACTCCCTCGGTCATCAACTCGAGCCTCCAGATCGACCAGGAGATCGCCAAGGGAACCATCCTTACCGTTGGAAGCCTTTGGTCGCACGGCATGCACCTCACCTCCTCGACAGCCTATGACGAGAACCTCAAGCAGCCCACCGGAACAACGCAGTACATGCTGCCAAACGGCACCAGCGTCACAGCTCCGAACCTCGATAGCAACCTCCTCCAGGAAGGCCTCATCAGCTCGAGCGTAGGACAGATCAACGCCCTCATTAGCCCCGGCATCAATAACTACAACTCGCTCTTCGTGCAGTTCAACCGCCAGGTCGCCAGGGGCGCGAACGTCATCGTCTCCTACACCTGGGCCAAGAGCACGCAGAGCGGCGTCGACTTCTACAACCAGTTCGCCCTCAACCAGACCCACGGTCTTTCTCTCCTCGATCAACGCCAGCGACTCTCGATCGCCGGTGTCTACTCTCCCGTCCTCACCGGCGGCAGCGAGACAGCCCGCGCCATCCTCAATGGCTTCAAGGTAAGCATGATCACGCAGCTCAACTCCGGCCGCCCGTACACCGGCGTCATCGGTGCCTCGGCCCTCGGCGCTTCCCTCAACGATTCCGCAGCCCTGCAATCAACCGCCAACACAGCAGCCGGCCTCGTAGGCGGCAACTCTCCCGGCTACGGCCTGGCGCCTGGCGAAGGACTCAATTCCTTCACCGGACCACCGATCACCGAGACCGACCTCGGCATCGAGCGCGCCTTCCAGATCCGCGAACGTAACTTCATCACCCTCAAGGTCCAGGCCTTCAACCTTCTCAACTCAGCCAACTACTTCGTCTATGCAGGCAGCGGCATCAACCAGGTCCAGTACCTGGCCAGCGGCGCAACCTGCGGAGACGGCAAGACCATCAACCAGACCTGCACGCTTACGCCGAACAACGGCGCAGGTGGCTTCCAGACCCTGACCGCCGTCAACCAGTCCACGCCTCCACGCGTACTTCAGTTCTCCTTCGCCTATAAGTTCTAG
- a CDS encoding nucleoside hydrolase has product MKPTAPRRPVLIDTDTASDDAVALIMALRSPAVEVVAITIVAGNVPVEQGARNALYTAELCGSDVPVYVGASKPIVRDLESAEWFHGLDGLGDHGYAPARRTPETMHAVDAIIAAAHQHPGLEVITLGPLTNLALALHRDPSIVSRISRCVVMGGAPCCEGNVTPAAEFNIWVDPEAARMVFASGLPIEMIGWQLSRDEAVLSADDIARILAIGTPLASFAIQSNSVAAGAYEEQTGEPGISLPDPIAMAVLLEPGLSLSASSHAVQIETISPLTRGMTVVDKLNVSGDQRNASVWAASGRAEICWKLDVPGWKAALERSLR; this is encoded by the coding sequence TTGAAACCCACTGCCCCGCGACGACCCGTTCTCATCGATACGGATACCGCTTCCGATGATGCTGTTGCGCTGATCATGGCGCTTCGCTCGCCCGCCGTTGAGGTGGTGGCGATCACCATCGTGGCGGGGAATGTGCCGGTTGAGCAGGGTGCGCGCAATGCTCTATACACGGCTGAGCTCTGTGGCTCGGACGTGCCCGTGTACGTTGGCGCTTCGAAGCCGATTGTGCGGGATCTCGAATCGGCGGAATGGTTTCATGGGCTTGATGGGCTTGGCGATCATGGATATGCTCCGGCTCGCCGTACGCCCGAGACGATGCATGCGGTCGATGCCATCATTGCGGCGGCTCATCAACATCCGGGACTCGAGGTGATTACGCTCGGGCCGCTGACCAACCTTGCCCTTGCGCTGCATCGGGATCCTTCGATCGTGAGCCGTATCAGCCGGTGTGTCGTGATGGGTGGGGCGCCGTGCTGCGAGGGGAACGTTACGCCTGCCGCGGAGTTCAACATCTGGGTCGACCCGGAGGCGGCGCGGATGGTGTTTGCCTCCGGACTGCCGATCGAGATGATCGGATGGCAGCTTTCGCGGGATGAGGCGGTGCTTAGTGCGGACGATATTGCCCGGATCCTGGCAATTGGGACGCCGCTTGCGTCGTTCGCGATTCAGAGCAACAGCGTGGCTGCCGGTGCTTACGAAGAGCAGACCGGTGAGCCGGGGATCTCGCTCCCGGATCCTATCGCGATGGCAGTTCTGCTCGAGCCCGGACTCAGCCTTTCGGCCAGCTCCCATGCCGTGCAGATCGAGACGATCAGCCCGTTGACGCGGGGGATGACGGTCGTGGACAAGCTGAATGTCTCGGGTGATCAGAGGAATGCCAGCGTCTGGGCTGCGAGCGGTAGGGCTGAGATCTGCTGGAAGCTGGATGTTCCCGGGTGGAAGGCTGCGCTTGAGCGAAGCCTTCGTTAG
- a CDS encoding TonB-dependent receptor — MNNRIFRMLTGASAAVVCCVSVSGAQTVTGTVTGMVSDPSGAVIAGARIVAHNVDTGVDSPAKSDAAGLYRIAFLPIGHYTVAVSATGFGNQNIPQFTLEALQTTTFNVKLTVGGSETTVNVSEAAEILDTNDATLSGTFTANTIQNFPLNGLDFSALTLYLPGSVSTYGTSGTTSIERSLNNNDTVNLNGNRAQANNFTLDGIDDNETFNNLIAYSPAPESLQEIKVLTANSPADYGNVNGGGIVSILKSGTNAFHGSAYGYVQDYRTNANSYGNKHGQPIVAINPYSQSQFGGTFGGPIKRDKLFFFVDYLGSRYHKGGTGQASVFSQAMRNGDFSALLAGSNPIQLYDSENNYAPYTGNLGVPVVNPVAKYLFAHPELYPLPNATASDGIVENNFQGPTRSYKANNQGDVKIEYDPRPSDKITGFYSMSTAYDGSTALLPVSFPGVSIYPSRLFGANWVHIFSPSIVNSARAGFTRTDWNQGAPQDPTGLFGTKGNAVVGISFPNQTFNGFSSQNINGLSSVGTAAFDGGLIDNTFSYVDNITWQRGKHTITAGIQALRYQNNYPTSNNNGYLGNIGYGGGFTSNPNLSNAPGYGGADFLLDRVSSAAVTLGSVNVGQRQWRTAGFVSDDFKAMPNLTINIGIRYEYDQPWLESNNKTGNVDIATGQVQYAGSVPVGAPVGSGICSTRACYDGNHTQIMPRVGFSYQGNSRFVVRGGYGATSFYEGNSSNQRLTSITPFIQAVNVNVVTPTVANAGAPRTAEQGFTGGTTQYGGTFNVYPKNIQPAYVQEYNLTTEYAVTRSLSLQVGYLGEGGQHIEDYGNLNQYKVNGDPTSAPYYNNQYIGVNAADPSISIGSNPLLITESRAAMNYNALQAVLRQRTTHGLEFTLNYTYGKALTNSLGNYSLNVAGYGSAGAFQDYYNSAADWGPAGYDIRHNFSGNGVYALPVGRGKDYFSHVNRVVDEAIGGWKLAVAGVAYTGFPGTVTGPGNNSSGYGTTRPNQYRALKIVNRSLDHWFGTDPSATPCTTPGVDNGVCAFGTPANNTFGTARNGNVRGPGYLNVDMSAFKDFHTFREQTIGFRFDAFNAFNISSYGNPDTGLTSSTFGNVSNQGVRSTERHLQFSGSYRF; from the coding sequence ATGAACAACAGAATCTTCAGGATGCTCACGGGAGCATCTGCCGCAGTAGTTTGTTGCGTGTCGGTTAGCGGGGCGCAGACGGTGACCGGTACTGTAACCGGTATGGTGAGCGATCCCAGTGGGGCGGTGATCGCGGGCGCGCGGATCGTGGCGCACAACGTGGATACGGGCGTTGACTCGCCGGCCAAGTCGGATGCGGCGGGGCTTTATCGCATCGCCTTCCTGCCCATCGGTCACTACACGGTCGCGGTAAGTGCGACCGGCTTCGGCAACCAGAATATCCCGCAGTTCACGCTCGAAGCGCTCCAGACGACCACGTTCAACGTGAAGCTCACGGTGGGTGGGTCCGAGACCACGGTCAACGTCTCCGAAGCCGCCGAGATCCTCGACACCAACGATGCAACGCTGAGCGGCACCTTTACCGCCAACACCATCCAGAACTTTCCCCTCAACGGTCTCGACTTCTCCGCGCTCACGCTTTATCTCCCCGGCTCGGTCAGCACCTACGGGACGAGTGGCACGACGAGCATCGAGCGCAGCCTCAACAACAACGACACCGTGAATTTGAACGGAAACCGCGCCCAGGCGAACAACTTCACCCTGGACGGCATCGACGACAACGAGACCTTCAACAACCTCATCGCCTACAGCCCCGCGCCTGAATCGCTCCAGGAGATCAAGGTCCTCACCGCCAACTCCCCTGCCGACTATGGCAACGTCAACGGCGGAGGCATCGTCAGCATCCTTAAGAGCGGGACGAATGCCTTCCACGGCTCTGCCTACGGCTATGTGCAGGACTATCGCACCAACGCCAACTCTTATGGCAACAAGCATGGTCAGCCCATCGTTGCGATCAACCCCTACTCCCAGTCTCAGTTCGGCGGAACCTTCGGCGGTCCGATCAAGCGCGACAAGCTTTTCTTCTTTGTCGACTACCTTGGCTCCCGCTATCACAAGGGCGGAACCGGGCAGGCGAGCGTCTTCTCCCAAGCGATGCGTAACGGCGACTTCTCCGCGCTGCTTGCGGGAAGCAATCCCATCCAGCTCTATGACTCCGAAAACAACTACGCTCCCTACACGGGTAACCTCGGCGTTCCCGTCGTCAACCCGGTAGCCAAGTACCTGTTCGCTCATCCTGAGCTTTATCCCCTGCCGAACGCGACCGCTTCGGACGGTATCGTCGAGAATAACTTCCAGGGACCGACGCGCAGCTATAAGGCCAACAACCAGGGCGACGTCAAGATCGAGTACGATCCTCGCCCCTCCGACAAGATCACGGGCTTTTATTCGATGTCGACCGCCTACGATGGATCGACCGCGCTTCTGCCCGTCAGCTTTCCCGGCGTCAGCATCTACCCAAGCAGGCTCTTCGGGGCTAACTGGGTTCACATCTTCTCGCCGTCCATCGTGAACTCCGCCCGCGCCGGCTTCACTCGCACGGACTGGAACCAGGGCGCCCCGCAGGATCCTACCGGCCTGTTCGGGACGAAGGGTAATGCCGTGGTGGGTATCTCGTTTCCCAACCAGACTTTCAACGGATTCTCCAGCCAGAACATCAACGGCCTCAGCAGCGTCGGAACGGCGGCCTTCGACGGCGGCCTTATCGATAACACCTTCAGCTACGTCGACAACATTACCTGGCAGCGCGGCAAGCACACGATCACGGCGGGCATCCAGGCGCTTCGCTACCAGAACAACTATCCGACGAGCAACAACAACGGCTACCTGGGCAACATCGGCTACGGTGGCGGCTTCACCAGCAACCCAAACCTCAGCAATGCCCCAGGGTACGGCGGAGCCGACTTTCTGCTCGATCGCGTCTCCTCCGCCGCAGTCACGCTTGGCAGCGTCAACGTGGGCCAGAGGCAGTGGCGCACCGCAGGTTTCGTAAGCGACGACTTCAAAGCGATGCCGAATCTTACGATCAACATCGGCATTCGCTACGAGTACGACCAGCCGTGGCTCGAATCCAACAACAAGACCGGCAACGTCGATATCGCGACGGGCCAGGTTCAGTATGCCGGGAGCGTGCCCGTCGGCGCACCGGTGGGTTCCGGAATCTGCAGCACGCGCGCCTGCTATGACGGCAACCACACCCAGATCATGCCTCGCGTCGGCTTCTCGTACCAGGGCAACAGCCGTTTCGTTGTCCGCGGCGGCTATGGAGCGACCAGCTTCTACGAAGGCAACTCCTCGAACCAGCGGCTTACCTCGATCACGCCGTTCATCCAGGCTGTCAACGTCAACGTGGTGACTCCCACGGTTGCCAACGCCGGCGCTCCTCGCACCGCGGAGCAGGGCTTTACCGGCGGCACAACCCAGTACGGCGGAACCTTCAACGTCTACCCCAAGAACATCCAGCCGGCCTATGTTCAGGAGTACAACCTCACCACCGAGTATGCGGTGACCCGCAGCCTCTCGCTGCAGGTGGGTTACCTCGGTGAGGGCGGTCAGCACATCGAAGACTACGGCAACCTCAACCAGTACAAGGTCAACGGAGACCCAACCTCCGCTCCCTACTACAACAACCAGTACATCGGCGTGAACGCAGCCGACCCGTCGATCAGCATTGGAAGCAACCCGCTGTTGATTACCGAGTCCCGTGCCGCCATGAACTACAACGCACTCCAGGCTGTCCTTCGCCAGCGCACCACGCACGGCCTCGAGTTCACCCTCAACTACACGTACGGCAAGGCCCTTACGAACAGCCTCGGCAACTATAGCCTCAACGTCGCTGGGTACGGCAGCGCCGGAGCCTTCCAGGATTACTACAACAGTGCCGCGGACTGGGGTCCTGCCGGATACGACATCCGCCATAACTTCAGCGGCAATGGCGTCTACGCCCTTCCCGTGGGACGGGGCAAGGACTACTTCTCGCACGTCAACCGCGTCGTCGACGAGGCCATCGGCGGCTGGAAGCTGGCGGTCGCGGGCGTTGCCTATACGGGCTTTCCGGGCACCGTCACCGGTCCGGGAAACAACTCAAGCGGTTACGGAACCACCCGGCCGAACCAGTACCGCGCGCTCAAGATCGTAAACCGGTCCTTGGATCACTGGTTCGGAACTGACCCGTCGGCGACACCGTGCACCACGCCTGGAGTCGATAACGGTGTCTGCGCCTTCGGGACCCCAGCCAACAACACCTTCGGAACCGCGCGCAACGGCAACGTCCGCGGCCCCGGCTACCTCAACGTCGATATGTCAGCCTTCAAGGATTTTCATACCTTCCGCGAACAGACGATCGGCTTCCGCTTCGATGCCTTCAACGCCTTCAACATCAGCAGCTATGGCAATCCCGACACCGGCCTCACGAGCAGCACCTTCGGGAATGTCTCGAACCAGGGTGTACGGTCGACGGAACGGCATCTGCAGTTTTCGGGCAGCTACCGCTTCTAA
- a CDS encoding purine-cytosine permease family protein, which yields MNAIETSVLETTDAPISGIERFAIQPVPDYLKTVRWPDLFLLVSNFLINPSTIVIGGLAVASGLSFWSTVVTSTLGILTAFSAYIIMATVGVDYGITGQVACRMVFGIQGAKWLPSIMRVIASTYWFAVQTIVAASVVVAIRHQLTGGSYSVVWTGIVLASAQVVLALVGYDWLKQLSRYGFPIKIGGIGYMFWLLAHVAEPSYRPSAVLHFQEHTGWHYGLCAVWLNSMVAAWLTMITDAADFCRYTRSRGDMWWGTMLAGLLATAFSVSLGAYAGCASLGRESNPFSLAATIDPHWFTLGLILLVITLDETTINVMNLYTGGLSLTNFIERPGRFWNTLAVGVVSVALSAFPSLLTRLLPFTTFLGNLFAPLAGVLLFHYLFVARMHIDLPALFDPDGIYRYFHGVNVVAIAWCVLGYGFYSVLPTGALPAVLTPVVTGLGYLLSMRLLPHQFRQSLG from the coding sequence GTGAATGCCATCGAAACGTCTGTGCTCGAGACGACCGACGCACCTATCAGCGGTATCGAACGCTTTGCCATTCAGCCTGTCCCGGACTATCTCAAGACGGTCCGGTGGCCGGATCTGTTTCTGCTTGTCAGCAACTTTCTTATCAATCCTTCGACGATCGTGATTGGCGGGCTTGCGGTTGCATCAGGGCTGTCATTCTGGTCTACCGTAGTTACGTCGACGCTTGGGATACTTACTGCGTTCTCGGCTTACATCATCATGGCAACCGTTGGTGTCGACTACGGCATTACGGGACAGGTTGCGTGCCGCATGGTGTTTGGGATCCAAGGGGCGAAGTGGCTTCCTTCGATCATGCGGGTGATTGCTTCGACTTACTGGTTTGCGGTGCAGACGATTGTTGCGGCTAGTGTTGTCGTTGCTATCCGGCACCAGCTTACTGGTGGGAGCTACTCGGTGGTGTGGACCGGGATTGTGCTTGCGAGTGCGCAGGTTGTGCTGGCGCTGGTTGGATACGACTGGCTGAAGCAACTCTCGCGCTATGGGTTTCCGATCAAGATCGGCGGGATCGGATATATGTTCTGGCTGCTTGCGCATGTGGCCGAGCCGAGCTACCGGCCATCTGCCGTGCTGCATTTTCAGGAGCATACAGGGTGGCACTATGGGTTGTGCGCGGTGTGGCTCAACAGCATGGTGGCGGCGTGGCTTACGATGATCACCGATGCGGCGGACTTTTGCCGGTATACCCGCAGCCGCGGGGACATGTGGTGGGGAACGATGCTCGCCGGTTTGCTTGCGACCGCGTTCTCGGTCTCGCTTGGAGCTTATGCAGGGTGCGCCTCGCTTGGACGTGAGTCGAACCCCTTCTCGCTGGCGGCTACTATCGATCCGCACTGGTTTACGCTTGGGCTTATCCTGCTGGTCATCACGCTCGACGAGACTACGATCAATGTGATGAATCTTTATACGGGCGGGCTCTCGCTGACTAACTTCATCGAGCGTCCGGGGCGGTTCTGGAATACCCTAGCGGTTGGCGTCGTCAGCGTTGCGCTTTCTGCCTTTCCTTCTCTTCTTACACGGCTTCTTCCGTTCACTACTTTTCTTGGGAATCTCTTTGCTCCGCTGGCTGGAGTGCTGCTCTTCCACTATCTCTTCGTCGCGCGCATGCATATCGACCTACCGGCGCTGTTCGATCCGGACGGCATCTATCGGTACTTTCATGGGGTAAATGTCGTCGCGATCGCGTGGTGCGTGCTGGGTTATGGCTTCTACTCCGTGCTGCCTACTGGTGCGCTGCCAGCCGTGCTTACGCCCGTGGTTACCGGGCTTGGCTATCTCCTCTCGATGCGCCTGCTTCCCCATCAGTTTCGCCAGAGCCTTGGATAA
- a CDS encoding nucleoside hydrolase, protein MSTPRRVLFDTDPSPDDAVAFLAALASPDELDVLGITTVAGNVPLELTTKNALKALELGRRTGVPVYAGASAPLVRKLVTAEHVHGRTGFDGYDLPEPTMRPQAAFAPDAIVDLVMSLPARTVTLCCVAPLTNIALAMAREPRLAEYLEGIVLMGGSMSEAGNITPAAEFNFYVDPEAAARVFGSGAPITMIPLDCTHQALITDARLEMLRKAGTPVGDAFYHLLEFNKRFDRSKYGWAGGPLHDATVTAYLLQPDIFEGRHVHVDIECSSVLTLGASVVDWWGVTDKTPNVTVLRSMDADRYFELIFGRLLRL, encoded by the coding sequence ATGTCTACACCGCGCCGCGTTCTCTTCGATACCGATCCCTCGCCTGATGATGCAGTTGCTTTTCTGGCCGCGCTCGCCTCGCCTGATGAGCTTGACGTGCTTGGGATCACGACTGTGGCGGGGAATGTTCCGCTTGAGCTTACGACAAAGAATGCGCTGAAGGCTCTCGAACTTGGGCGGCGAACCGGTGTTCCTGTTTATGCCGGGGCGTCCGCGCCTTTGGTCCGCAAGCTCGTTACGGCAGAGCACGTTCATGGCCGGACCGGATTTGATGGCTACGACCTGCCGGAGCCCACGATGCGGCCACAGGCGGCCTTTGCGCCGGATGCGATTGTCGATCTCGTGATGAGCCTTCCGGCGCGCACAGTTACGCTTTGCTGCGTGGCTCCGCTTACAAACATTGCGCTTGCGATGGCGCGGGAGCCACGTCTCGCTGAGTATCTCGAAGGCATCGTGCTGATGGGTGGGTCGATGTCCGAGGCTGGGAATATCACACCCGCTGCGGAGTTCAACTTCTATGTCGATCCCGAGGCTGCCGCGCGGGTTTTTGGAAGCGGCGCGCCGATTACGATGATTCCGCTCGATTGCACGCACCAGGCCCTCATTACAGATGCACGTCTTGAGATGCTGCGCAAAGCCGGAACGCCAGTTGGCGACGCTTTCTATCATCTGCTCGAGTTCAACAAGCGCTTCGATCGGAGTAAGTACGGCTGGGCCGGCGGCCCGCTGCATGATGCTACCGTGACGGCTTACCTGCTGCAGCCGGATATCTTCGAGGGGCGGCACGTGCATGTCGATATCGAATGCAGTAGTGTGCTCACGCTGGGTGCAAGCGTGGTGGACTGGTGGGGCGTGACGGATAAGACGCCGAACGTGACCGTGCTGAGAAGCATGGATGCGGATCGTTACTTCGAGCTTATCTTCGGGCGGCTGCTTCGGTTGTAG
- a CDS encoding amidohydrolase family protein yields the protein MAEIEDKFVAMVSAKAEVTLPLSQFHPRSMLHTAEHEILRPRFPVIDYHNHLDAQDPAKVLAIMDECGIEHTVNITMMVGDEALRQMERYRLASETRFSTIGWMDWSDATHPEFVERSVKRLERLVEHGAVGFKIWKDLGLSVRDASGKLMQVDDERLAPIFDRAGELGIPVMVHIGDPLAFFEPIDGNNERYEELAAHPDWGFHGAQFSKAELLEQRDRVFARHPGTTFVGAHIGEDSENLERVTAMMEANPNVMVDISARASELGRQPYSARKFFLRFADRILFGADLVPEVSMYRLYYRFLETADEYFEYPTHASGQGRWNIYGIDLPDDVLRKVYRGNALRLLPRLSA from the coding sequence GTGGCGGAGATTGAGGATAAGTTTGTTGCGATGGTGTCGGCGAAGGCCGAGGTTACGTTGCCGTTGAGCCAGTTTCATCCGCGAAGCATGCTGCATACGGCAGAGCACGAGATTTTGCGGCCTCGGTTTCCGGTGATTGATTATCACAACCACCTGGATGCGCAGGATCCGGCGAAGGTGCTCGCGATCATGGACGAGTGCGGGATCGAGCACACCGTCAACATCACGATGATGGTTGGAGATGAGGCGCTGCGGCAGATGGAGCGGTATCGGCTGGCGAGTGAGACGCGGTTCTCGACGATCGGGTGGATGGACTGGTCGGACGCGACGCATCCGGAGTTCGTGGAGCGGAGTGTGAAGCGGCTGGAACGGCTGGTGGAGCATGGGGCTGTGGGGTTCAAGATATGGAAGGATCTTGGGCTGTCGGTGAGAGATGCTTCGGGCAAGTTGATGCAGGTCGACGATGAGCGGCTTGCGCCGATCTTCGATCGGGCAGGGGAGCTTGGGATTCCGGTGATGGTGCATATTGGGGATCCGCTGGCTTTCTTTGAGCCGATCGATGGAAACAACGAACGGTATGAAGAGCTGGCGGCGCATCCTGACTGGGGATTTCATGGGGCGCAGTTCAGCAAGGCGGAGCTGCTGGAGCAGAGGGATCGGGTGTTCGCGCGGCATCCGGGGACGACGTTCGTGGGGGCGCATATCGGGGAGGACTCTGAGAACCTTGAGCGCGTGACGGCGATGATGGAGGCGAACCCGAATGTGATGGTGGATATCAGCGCGCGGGCTTCGGAACTGGGGCGTCAGCCTTACTCGGCGCGGAAGTTCTTTCTGCGGTTTGCGGATCGGATTCTGTTTGGCGCGGACCTGGTGCCAGAGGTATCGATGTACCGGCTGTACTACCGGTTCCTGGAGACGGCGGATGAGTACTTCGAGTATCCGACGCATGCATCGGGGCAGGGGCGATGGAATATCTACGGGATCGATCTGCCGGACGATGTGCTGCGCAAGGTGTATCGGGGGAATGCGCTTCGCCTGCTTCCCCGGCTTTCTGCTTAG